The window ACTTCAGAAGTATTTTCACAGAGATTTTACTGGCATGAACATTAACATCACCAGTTACctgtaaggaaataaataagttacataagaacttgttttattcataaacatttcctattAAGAAAATTCCTCTGGACATTGTCATGTTATTGTCATGGTTATCACTGACCTTTTAGGCTCTAATCCAATGGTTTGCCCAGACCATCCATTCCCAGAAAGAACAAGATCCAAACTTTCAGGAAAAAAGAGTCAGACCATAGGTGTACAATTATGGGTCTAAAATGACATGCTTCATGCCAGCTTGGGTATAAAGAGCAGGAGTAGAGTGGGAAAGTCAGCCATGGGTGACAAAGTTAGGCAGTACCAGTAGTATTTGTTTAACCCTAGCTTGAAATATGACCCTAACATAAATCTGTCTTACATTCCAATTTAGCAGGACCAGGATGGTCCTGCTAAATTGGAATGTAAATTTCTATCATAACTGTACTTGCTAAACAAGGCAGAAGTGATCAAACTTACTTTATATCCATGAATTTCATGTTCATCCTTGTATCTGAAAAGAAGAACCTCAATTCCATGAACTGAATATGTTCCTTTGAAGAGTCCAGGTGTAATGATCTGCTTTGGGAAGGAGCCATCTTTTCTTCTCAGAGCATTGGGTATGTCATCTGGTCCTGGTAACATCAGTGGTTTATGGATCAGTCCAGTTCTGTAGAGATAAAAATGTCTTACattctctacttctatttttttaataaGATGTCACCTACTAATTGCTACATATGAAGGCTACATATATTACCTTCTCATCATTATGGGTCACTGGAGAAACCACAATCATTACTGCTCTCTTAAAGAGCTAAACTTCAAAACTGCACATAGAGAAAAGTttcatatgtattttctttGAGCTATTAAAGGGAAGGAGTATTTGTACTTACGAGATCACTTCATTCAAGTACACTATCTTCATACTAACATAGTTGAAGAGGTTGCCTGTAACATCCCTATCCATGTCACAAAGAGTTCTGATATGCCCCTCATTGTCAGAACAAAGCTGTGTTACTATTCCTTttctctggagagagagagagagagagagagagagagagagagagagagagagagagagagagagagagagagattgttaaacAATGAAGAGTATAAGAACAACTTACATATATCCAAAACAAGTTTAtggaaaataggaaggagacTTGAAATTCCCCTCCACTGTATGTACTTTGAATTTTCGCATTAAGATAGAGCAAGTTGTTTTGTCTTGGTTACACTCTCTAGGGAAGATCTCATCTAGGTATATAGCTATAAATATCGCACACATTTATATTACTTTACAGGAATATTGCATATTTTTAATTACATAGTTACATTATCCAAGCATAGATTCAAATCATGCTAATTTTGctttataaagagaaaaaagacttaGTAAACATATACATTGATGAATGTTTTTATCTTGAGCTGTTTTGGAGAATTCACAGcagtaagagaaaaggaagatcttGAGTTAATGACATCACAACACTTCTTCTCTTTGACTTGTCACAATGTGTTACATGATCTACAGTCAAAGTGTTTTGTGCTTATAGTAATCAGAACTAACCTTGTCCACTTGAAGGGAGCATTTATGAGGATTTATATGAGGTATGCAAAGGCATTTGGTAGGCACTTCATTTCCATTGATGGAGAATGTAATTGACTCCTTTAAAGGTTCCATGACATCAGAAGTTGGTTCCCATACAGCTCCTTCAATGCATCCATCCTGAAACTGATAACTGTTTTTTAAACATAATTCAATTTACAGTTAAGGAATTTATTGCATCTGAatataaacacacccaaaacaaaaggtgataataataataataaaaaaaaagtcagtcaataaatcaatcaatgaaTCACATCGAAAATGACGCAATTTCATATATTACAAAAATTAACAAATTTCAAACTCACTCGTATTTCCAACAGGCCCCCATAAGGTCCGATCTGAGACTGATAGAGACCCAGCATACATCCATACTTATGCAGAACTGAAAATAAAttcacacacatataaataaataaagaaagagaatttgagtAGGGATACAAATACCAAATGCTCATTTCTAACTTCCTGGAGAAAATGAACTcaccatttttatatattttctcataAGATGATTTTTCACATGATTCAGGAGACACTCTGAAATCTAATAAAAGAAGGTACATTAATAAAAGATCATGAAAATAAGATACAAATCAAtggatccagagagagagagagagagagagagagagagagagaataatttagtTTGGGATATAGATCTAGATAGTGTACATTTCCCTGAATCTCAATGTTATCTGAATTCAACACAACACTTGCCTGGTTTGTATTATTGTGAGGATAAtctgaataaaactaaaaaccAAGCCATGACAGGGTAAAGTGAGTATGATCATAAATAACATGATTCTTAGCTACTTTTGAAATCCAGGCTTACCTCTAAAACAAAGGTGTCTCCAAAGAAACGAATCTTTGGTCAGACGATGAAAAAGACTGCACACAACACTCAGAGCTGTCAAGTCTTGAACATTACACAGCTGCAGTATATTGAGCAATATATTTTCTGGCAAGTCAACAATATTTACAGCCATCCTGTTGCTAGATCAGGGGATGCAAATTTTctgtaataaaaattataattacacacacacacacacacacacacacacacacacacacacacacacacacacacacacacacatgttttggATGCATATggatgagagaataaaatatatgagaggatatataaaaaaattttatAATAAGAGTAAATGTCTCAGTGACTTCAAGAATTATAGTTTCCCATATTGATGCACAGAACTCTGGAATTGGTGATCAGAGTGAAGAAATTTAAATAGAGACTGGATAGCTTTACATACAGAGACAGGACATGATTAATGAGCTTTAGTTCAGACCCCTTACAATACAACTACATAAATACACAAGCACATGGatgttccctacaggagctgccgatacaaaggcctgacccagaagaaattctgcgtcacctgtaccatcaagatcaagatcaagatcaagatcatgtatatatatatatatatatatatatatatatatatatatatatatatatatatatatatatatatatatatatatatatatatatatatatatacacacacacacacacacacacacacacacacacacacacacacaaatatacatacactGATATATGTATTCTATACATATACATGAACAtatttatatatgcatatatatatatatatatatatatatatatatatatatatatatatatatatatatatatatatatatataataataataataataataattataataataatatacggtttattaatttggcaatgtaaaaaaaaaaaaattacactgaaaatgtccggtggggggggggacattaaaacaatgaaatatatatgtgcgtgtgcgtgtatttacctagttgtagttttacaggacctgggctttatgctcgtgtggccctgtctccatatctacacttatccaatcttactttaaaagtatgcacactcgttgcagacactacttcttcatttaaactgctccacgtctcaatacatctttgcgggaaactatattttttaacatctctcagacatcttccttttctcagcttttactgtgtgtgtgtgtgtgtgtgtgtgtgtgtatatatatatatatatatatatatatatatatatatatatatatatatatatatatatatatatatatacacacacacacacacacacacacacacgtttatataTGCATCACATGCAATAACGAGactttatgttatgttacaaatttgctcgatatcttagaatatattaccaaggagttagatgatggaaatagcatagatgttatatatctagattttagcaaggcgtt of the Portunus trituberculatus isolate SZX2019 chromosome 42, ASM1759143v1, whole genome shotgun sequence genome contains:
- the LOC123517797 gene encoding F-box only protein 31-like isoform X5, with product MLGLYQSQIGPYGGLLEIRFQDGCIEGAVWEPTSDVMEPLKESITFSINGNEVPTKCLCIPHINPHKCSLQVDKRKGIVTQLCSDNEGHIRTLCDMDRDVTGNLFNYVSMKIVYLNEVISTGLIHKPLMLPGPDDIPNALRRKDGSFPKQIITPGLFKGTYSVHGIEVLLFRYKDEHEIHGYKVTGDVNVHASKISVKILLKFPAYPTGKNSIAAMKTTEPESSKTPLDQIPEHPFSIPSGCYYEATTPLPTRCIARYHGFGQIAYEEFHRPTFTPVQVIIFNNDLIGVVWIELTAFSLFSRVQRTFTKNVLNTVESCL
- the LOC123517797 gene encoding F-box only protein 31-like isoform X1; translated protein: MAVNIVDLPENILLNILQLCNVQDLTALSVVCSLFHRLTKDSFLWRHLCFRDFRVSPESCEKSSYEKIYKNVLHKYGCMLGLYQSQIGPYGGLLEIRFQDGCIEGAVWEPTSDVMEPLKESITFSINGNEVPTKCLCIPHINPHKCSLQVDKRKGIVTQLCSDNEGHIRTLCDMDRDVTGNLFNYVSMKIVYLNEVISTGLIHKPLMLPGPDDIPNALRRKDGSFPKQIITPGLFKGTYSVHGIEVLLFRYKDEHEIHGYKVTGDVNVHASKISVKILLKFPAYPTGKNSIAAMKTTEPESSKTPLDQIPEHPFSIPSGCYYEATTPLPTRCIARYHGFGQIAYEEFHRPTFTPVQVIIFNNDLIGVVWIELTAFSLFSRVQRTFTKNVLNTVESCL
- the LOC123517797 gene encoding F-box only protein 31-like isoform X4 encodes the protein MAVNIVDLPENILLNILQLCNVQDLTALSVVCSLFHRLTKDSFLWRHLCFRDFRVSPESCEKSSYEKIYKNVLHKYGCMLGLYQSQIGPYGGLLEIRFQDGCIEGAVWEPTSDVMEPLKESITFSINGNEVPTKCLCIPHINPHKCSLQVDKRKGIVTQLCSDNEGHIRTLCDMDRDVTGNLFNYVSMKIVYLNEVISTGLIHKPLMLPGPDDIPNALRRKDGSFPKQIITPGLFKGTYSVHGIEVLLFRYKDEHEIHGYKVTGDVNVHASKISVKILLKFPAYPTGKNSIAAMKTTEPESSKTPLDQIPEHPFSIPSGCYYEATTPLPTRYIMDLGK
- the LOC123517797 gene encoding F-box only protein 31-like isoform X3; this encodes MAVNIVDLPENILLNILQLCNVQDLTALSVVCSLFHRLTKDSFLWRHLCFRDFRVSPESCEKSSYEKIYKNVLHKYGCMLGLYQSQIGPYGGLLEIRFQDGCIEGAVWEPTSDVMEPLKESITFSINGNEVPTKCLCIPHINPHKCSLQVDKRKGIVTQLCSDNEGHIRTLCDMDRDVTGNLFNYVSMKIVYLNEVISTGLIHKPLMLPGPDDIPNALRRKDGSFPKQIITPGLFKGTYSVHGIEVLLFRYKDEHEIHGYKVTGDVNVHASKISVKILLKFPAYPTGKNSIAAMKTTEPESSKTPLDQIPEHPFSIPSGCYYEATTPLPTRCIARLISLSLSLSLSLYLSSDIVNCMPFQLP
- the LOC123517797 gene encoding F-box only protein 31-like isoform X2, which gives rise to MAVNIVDLPENILLNILQLCNVQDLTALSVVCSLFHRLTKDSFLWRHLCFRDFRVSPESCEKSSYEKIYKNVLHKYGCMLGLYQSQIGPYGGLLEIRDGCIEGAVWEPTSDVMEPLKESITFSINGNEVPTKCLCIPHINPHKCSLQVDKRKGIVTQLCSDNEGHIRTLCDMDRDVTGNLFNYVSMKIVYLNEVISTGLIHKPLMLPGPDDIPNALRRKDGSFPKQIITPGLFKGTYSVHGIEVLLFRYKDEHEIHGYKVTGDVNVHASKISVKILLKFPAYPTGKNSIAAMKTTEPESSKTPLDQIPEHPFSIPSGCYYEATTPLPTRCIARYHGFGQIAYEEFHRPTFTPVQVIIFNNDLIGVVWIELTAFSLFSRVQRTFTKNVLNTVESCL